From the genome of uncultured Bacteroides sp.:
TAAAGAAACTGATTAAGCCACGCAAGCGTTTCACTCACAAAGGAAACTACGGACATGCACTGCTTATTGCAGGATCGTATGGCATGGCGGGTGCTTCTATACTGGCTGCTAAGGCTTGCCTGAAAACCGGTGTTGGTTTATTAACCGTTCATACACCTTTAAAGAACAACGACATACTTCAGACTGCTGTTCCCGAAGCAATGGCTCAGCATGATATGCACGAAAGCTACTTCACCACGCCCGTATATCCCGATAGTTATACCTCAATAGCCATCGGTCCGGGATTGGGAAAATCAGAAGAAACAGCTGCAGCCTTAATGGAACAAATAAAACTTTGTCAGGAACCAATTGTGCTCGACGCCGATGCTCTGAATATTATTGCAGAACACCGTCAGATTCTGCCTTCTATTCCAAAAGGTTCCATCCTCACTCCTCACCCTAAAGAGCTGGAACGCTTGGTGGGTAAATGCGAAAGCAGTTTTGCACGGATGATTAAGGCACGCGATCTGGCAACCAATTGTAAAATCTACATTGTACTAAAAGGAGCATACACCATTGTTGTTACTCCCGAAGGTAACTGCTTCTTTAACCCAACCGGAAATCCGGGAATGGCAACAGCCGGCAGTGGTGATGTGCTGACAGGAGTTCTGCTCTCTTTATTATCGCAAGGCTACACATCCGAAGAAGCTTGCAAACTAGGAGTTTATTTACACGGGCTGGCAGGAGATATTGCTAAGGAAAAGCTGGGAGAAAGAGGATTAACATCGGGCGATATAGCCGATAATATTCCATTTGCATGGCTTAAATTAACCCAAAACACAGATAAGTAACGCAAATAAATATGTTCTTAGAGAATTTTTCTCTACATTTGTGATTTAATATATAGGTAAAGTTAAAACAGAGATTTATATGAAAAAATCAATAGCATTATTGAGCCTTCTTCTTCTTTCTGCAAACACATTCGCGCAGACAGAAGTTAGTAAATATGGAGGAAAGGATCAGGAGTATGGAGTTACATACACACTCCCTAAAAGTGTAATTGAAATAGAAGTCGAAACTGTAAAATCCACTTATATACCAGGCGAATTCTGCAAATATGCCGACCGCTATCTCAGACTAACAAACATTTCCGACACAAAAGAAGAACATTGGGAAATAACCGGCGTAAAAGCTAAAAGCATTGGTATCCCGGATGCCGAAAAGACTTACTTCATAAAGCTGAAAGATAAAACTCTTGCTCCTTTAATGGAATTGACAGAAAATGGTATTATTAAAACTATCAATCTTCCGTTGAGCCCTAAAGTCACTCCGATAAAAGAGGTACCTGTTGAAAAGAAGGCAAAACCAAATGCACGCGACTTTATGACGGAAGAAATCCTGATGGCTGGTTCCAGCGCAAAAGTTGCTGAGCTTGTTGCTAAAGAAATCTATAAAGTTCGTGATAGTAAAAGTTCACTGCTTAGAGGCGAAGTAGAAAGTATGCCAAAGGATGGTGCTTCTCTGAAACTGGTACTCGAGAAGCTTGACGAACAAGAGAAGGCATTGACCGAACTATTTTCGGGAACAGTAGAAAAAGAGACCAAGAGCTATAAGTTCACCATCGCTCCTACTCTGGACGTAAACAAAGCAATAGCATTCCGTTTCTCAAAGAAACTAGGAGTTCTTGG
Proteins encoded in this window:
- a CDS encoding DUF4831 family protein; this translates as MKKSIALLSLLLLSANTFAQTEVSKYGGKDQEYGVTYTLPKSVIEIEVETVKSTYIPGEFCKYADRYLRLTNISDTKEEHWEITGVKAKSIGIPDAEKTYFIKLKDKTLAPLMELTENGIIKTINLPLSPKVTPIKEVPVEKKAKPNARDFMTEEILMAGSSAKVAELVAKEIYKVRDSKSSLLRGEVESMPKDGASLKLVLEKLDEQEKALTELFSGTVEKETKSYKFTIAPTLDVNKAIAFRFSKKLGVLGVNDLAGSPVYYTLTNLKTVPEKAPETGKPKKIEGVVYNVPGKAHFSIFTSQNNLFDGDFMITQFGSTDTLMKELFEKKSVVKVTFDPSTGGLIKIDRETLSK
- a CDS encoding NAD(P)H-hydrate dehydratase, with the protein product MKIFPSIQIKQLDAYTIQNEPILSIDLMERAAVALTGAIIKYYSKETPVIVFAGPGNNGGDALAISRLLGEQGYKVKAYLFNTGDHISEDCEMNKERLLQNTEVEFTEITSAFEPPVLNEDCLVIDGLFGSGLKKALSGGFAAVVKYINSSPSKVVSIDLPSGLMCEDNTYNIKNHIIRADKTLSLQLPKLSFFFAENEDYLGEWELLDINLSQEGIENNFTSWYLTEETDIKKLIKPRKRFTHKGNYGHALLIAGSYGMAGASILAAKACLKTGVGLLTVHTPLKNNDILQTAVPEAMAQHDMHESYFTTPVYPDSYTSIAIGPGLGKSEETAAALMEQIKLCQEPIVLDADALNIIAEHRQILPSIPKGSILTPHPKELERLVGKCESSFARMIKARDLATNCKIYIVLKGAYTIVVTPEGNCFFNPTGNPGMATAGSGDVLTGVLLSLLSQGYTSEEACKLGVYLHGLAGDIAKEKLGERGLTSGDIADNIPFAWLKLTQNTDK